From the genome of Perca fluviatilis chromosome 1, GENO_Pfluv_1.0, whole genome shotgun sequence, one region includes:
- the chchd10 gene encoding coiled-coil-helix-coiled-coil-helix domain-containing protein 10, mitochondrial, whose protein sequence is MARGSRSRSSAPASPTLSHAPAPAHPPPAALAPAPAQSQGPGLMAQMATTAAGVAVGSAVGHVVGSALTGAFSGSSSSSSEPAKPTYQEPPRPAPAQTGSCHFEVKQFLDCATNQTDLSLCEGFNEALKQCKYSHGVTSLV, encoded by the exons ATGGCCAGAGGAAGCCGCAGCCGTTCCTCAGCTCCAGCCAG CCCAACTCTATCCCATGCTCCGGCCCCCGCTCATCCACCTCCAGCTGCCTTGGCCCCAGCTCCAGCTCAGTCCCAGGGTCCTGGCCTCATGGCCCAGATGGCTACCACAGCTGCTGGGGTGGCAGTAGGCTCGGCTGTGGGCCATGTCGTTGGCAGCGCCCTCACAGGAGCATTtagtggcagcagcagcagcagttcagAGCCAGCCAAGCCGACATACCAG GAACCCCCCCGGCCTGCTCCAGCCCAGACAGGCTCCTGTCACTTTGAGGTCAAACAGTTCCTGGACTGTGCCACCAACCAGACTGACCTGAGTTTATGTGAGGGCTTCAATGAGGCGCTCAAACAGTGCAAGTACTCCCACG gtgtgacatcaCTGGTGTGA